Proteins encoded together in one Chryseobacterium sp. G0201 window:
- a CDS encoding thioredoxin family protein, with product MKKLAIFSSLFIGALALAQGIKFEDSNFATILAKAKKENKLVFVDAYASWCAPCKLMVKNIFPLQTVGDYYNSHFINAKIDMEKGEGIGLAKKYNVKLLPTYLFIDGNGEEVHRTLGYVEEKDFIQFAKDARDPNKRLVSLKQQFENGEKDPEFLKNLAGLTLYTDAAFTGRVLERYFKSKPSLDQEDVQMLLAGTQSTESPLYKIFQEKKADILKLLPEEKYKMIDKNIKLTTVLKKSYNADSKKWDDAYFLKETQSFLSKEEAEKILKRAKSNRALKDKDIATYEKLTLDLYKDYSAASSDELNSVAWNFFENVNNKPSLEKAVAWAQESVKKNESYANTDTLANLYNKIGDKKNAKIWAEKSIQLAKSTGGDSSNTEKLLQSL from the coding sequence ATGAAAAAATTAGCAATATTCTCTTCCCTTTTTATCGGGGCTCTTGCATTAGCACAAGGTATAAAATTTGAAGACAGCAACTTCGCCACTATTTTAGCAAAAGCTAAGAAAGAAAACAAACTTGTATTTGTTGATGCCTATGCATCTTGGTGTGCGCCTTGTAAATTGATGGTGAAAAATATTTTCCCACTTCAAACCGTTGGAGATTATTATAACTCTCACTTTATCAATGCAAAAATTGATATGGAAAAAGGAGAAGGTATTGGTCTTGCTAAAAAATATAATGTAAAATTACTCCCAACTTATTTATTCATCGACGGAAACGGAGAAGAGGTACACAGAACCTTAGGCTACGTGGAAGAAAAAGACTTCATACAATTTGCAAAAGATGCAAGAGATCCAAACAAAAGACTGGTATCTTTAAAACAACAATTTGAAAACGGAGAAAAAGATCCTGAATTCTTAAAAAATCTTGCAGGACTTACGCTTTACACCGATGCAGCATTCACAGGCAGAGTTTTGGAACGTTATTTTAAATCAAAACCGAGCTTGGATCAGGAAGATGTTCAAATGCTTCTTGCCGGAACCCAAAGCACGGAAAGCCCTTTGTACAAAATTTTCCAGGAGAAGAAAGCAGATATTCTAAAGCTTCTTCCTGAAGAAAAATATAAGATGATCGACAAGAATATAAAGCTTACTACCGTTCTAAAAAAATCTTACAATGCTGATTCTAAAAAATGGGACGACGCTTATTTCCTAAAAGAAACCCAAAGTTTTTTAAGCAAAGAAGAAGCTGAAAAGATCCTGAAAAGAGCAAAATCTAACAGAGCTTTGAAAGATAAGGACATTGCAACTTACGAGAAATTAACATTAGATTTATATAAAGATTATTCTGCAGCGAGCTCAGATGAATTAAATTCAGTTGCCTGGAATTTCTTTGAAAATGTAAACAATAAACCTTCTTTAGAAAAAGCTGTTGCTTGGGCTCAGGAATCTGTAAAGAAGAATGAGAGCTATGCTAATACAGATACATTAGCTAATCTTTACAATAAAATTGGTGATAAGAAAAATGCAAAAATTTGGGCTGAGAAATCAATTCAACTGGCAAAAAGCACAGGGGGAGATTCTTCAAACACAGAAAAATTATTACAAAGTCTTTAA
- a CDS encoding thioredoxin family protein — protein sequence MIKKIITAIIIVVSLPIFGQGIQFEEGKKLSEIFAKAKQEKKLVFIDGYTSWCAPCKLMSKKTFPLQSVGELYNTKFINAKFDMEKGEGITIAKKYKINRFPTYLFLDSDGKVVHSANSYMDENEFLQFGKNALDPEQRVGALKKKFEAGDKDLEFLKNLATLTSDEPEYNYKVLSRYFDVKKNIDQDDAMILFTSLNSTEDTRYQLLQKNKAKIAELLGEKDFLDYDNFIKLKSIRAKATNTTTKAFNDKIFLSEAEKYYSKDEAGQLLKDTKMDIALENNNFAEYEGMALEKYKDNYSNVPYFELYTAANNFAEHINIKSSLETALLWAKDSEKRRPNMRTEFTLAKLFKKLGDKTNAKAYAEKSLQAFKNSKFKDPDTIASIEDFLKKLE from the coding sequence ATGATAAAAAAAATTATAACTGCTATAATTATAGTAGTTTCCCTGCCTATATTCGGACAAGGGATACAATTCGAAGAAGGTAAAAAACTATCTGAAATTTTCGCAAAAGCAAAACAGGAAAAAAAGCTCGTCTTTATCGATGGCTACACCTCCTGGTGTGCTCCCTGCAAACTCATGTCAAAAAAAACATTTCCGCTTCAGTCTGTAGGTGAATTGTACAACACAAAATTCATCAATGCTAAATTTGATATGGAAAAAGGCGAAGGTATTACTATCGCTAAAAAATACAAAATAAACAGATTTCCCACTTATCTTTTCTTAGACAGTGACGGAAAGGTAGTTCACTCTGCAAATTCTTATATGGATGAAAATGAGTTTTTGCAATTCGGTAAAAATGCTTTAGATCCTGAACAAAGAGTTGGTGCTTTAAAGAAAAAATTCGAAGCTGGAGATAAGGATCTGGAATTTCTTAAAAATCTTGCAACATTAACTTCCGACGAGCCGGAATACAATTATAAAGTACTTTCCCGATATTTTGATGTTAAAAAAAATATTGACCAAGATGATGCTATGATTCTCTTCACATCATTAAATAGCACTGAAGATACCAGATATCAACTGCTGCAGAAAAATAAAGCTAAAATAGCTGAACTCTTGGGTGAAAAAGATTTCCTGGATTATGACAACTTTATTAAGCTAAAAAGCATCCGTGCAAAAGCAACTAATACAACAACAAAAGCTTTCAATGATAAGATATTTCTATCCGAAGCTGAAAAATATTATTCTAAAGATGAAGCCGGACAATTATTAAAAGATACAAAAATGGATATTGCTCTGGAGAATAATAATTTTGCTGAATATGAAGGAATGGCTTTAGAAAAATATAAAGATAATTATTCAAACGTGCCTTATTTTGAATTATATACCGCTGCAAACAACTTTGCAGAGCATATTAATATAAAATCATCATTAGAAACAGCACTTTTATGGGCAAAGGATTCGGAAAAAAGAAGACCGAATATGAGGACTGAATTTACCCTTGCAAAATTGTTTAAAAAGCTTGGAGATAAAACAAATGCAAAGGCTTATGCTGAAAAATCTTTGCAGGCTTTTAAAAATTCCAAATTTAAAGATCCCGATACAATTGCCAGCATTGAAGATTTTTTAAAAAAATTAGAGTAA
- a CDS encoding helix-turn-helix domain-containing protein — protein MGDVYFKQNNYTTSESYYKKAESLVKEPSCLLGWIYNGLAGIRLKQKLWKEAEMYLAKTENIAEKYNHLELKKGVYANINDYYEGIEDADKASIYAVKYVKVYEEINAKNNAFINEKLRTDPQNNRSGKINIAKNIAIIILCVALGGLFLFFRLKQKKQRSKIRTIIRSQQKLTEKENKESEEPDFSNISVEEIDDKENETGKKRTESLMTSETETKLLELLNDFEKGNLYNNKNMSLPFLSGELNTNTKYLSYVINQHKSADFKAYINRLRINYIIDKIIKDEKYRQYKISILAEECGFSSHSKFASVFKAVTDFSPSAYIKLLDTENQLDKNIHFQENN, from the coding sequence TTGGGAGATGTATATTTTAAACAAAATAATTATACGACCTCCGAAAGCTATTATAAAAAAGCTGAATCTTTAGTTAAGGAACCTTCATGCCTTCTGGGCTGGATCTATAATGGTTTGGCAGGGATTCGCCTCAAGCAGAAACTTTGGAAGGAAGCTGAAATGTATCTTGCTAAAACTGAAAATATCGCTGAAAAATATAATCATCTGGAACTTAAAAAAGGAGTATATGCTAATATTAATGATTATTACGAAGGAATAGAAGATGCCGACAAAGCTTCAATATATGCCGTGAAATATGTAAAAGTATATGAAGAAATTAATGCTAAAAATAATGCTTTTATCAATGAAAAATTAAGAACAGACCCTCAAAATAACAGAAGTGGTAAAATAAATATTGCTAAAAACATTGCCATTATCATTTTGTGTGTTGCTTTGGGAGGATTATTCCTATTTTTTAGATTAAAACAGAAAAAACAACGTTCAAAAATTCGAACAATCATCAGAAGTCAACAAAAACTGACCGAAAAGGAAAATAAAGAATCCGAAGAACCAGATTTTTCAAATATATCCGTAGAAGAAATTGATGATAAAGAAAATGAAACAGGTAAAAAGCGCACCGAATCTTTGATGACTTCAGAAACAGAAACTAAACTTCTGGAACTTCTCAATGATTTTGAAAAAGGAAATCTGTATAACAACAAAAATATGTCTCTTCCTTTCCTTTCGGGAGAGCTCAATACGAATACGAAGTATCTTTCTTATGTGATCAACCAACATAAAAGTGCTGACTTTAAAGCATATATCAATAGATTGAGAATTAATTATATCATCGATAAGATTATTAAAGACGAAAAATATAGGCAATATAAGATCAGTATCCTGGCAGAAGAATGCGGTTTTTCTTCTCACAGTAAATTTGCTTCGGTCTTTAAAGCAGTTACCGACTTTTCACCTTCTGCTTATATTAAGTTACTTGATACTGAAAATCAATTAGATAAGAATATTCATTTTCAGGAAAACAATTAA